AAAAAGTATTGCAAAACAACACCAAGGGAGTTTAGAGTAGAAAACCGATACAAATAGATCCTTTTCTTATACTCTGAAATGAAGAAACAGTCTATACTTCAATAAAAAAAGAGAGAAATAATGAAAGAAGTCGATTCAAAAGAAATCATCGAAACATTGCAAGAGGCAGGTGCCGGTATCTCGCCTTTCAAACGTCTAATAGCAAAACATGTGATTTTCCCAATGCTGAACCGTTTCATCTCATGGGAGAAAGCCGGGGACATCTATGACAGGGAAGGTACAAAGATCATCGCACTTGTCTCTCCTTTGAGTAAAGAAAAGCTCTTTGAGAGGGTCCTTGTACCGAAACTCTTTGGCCTCGAGGACAATTCCCGCTACTACTCTGTCGCCATGGTCATCAAGCACCTGCTGATAGTTGGAAATGCTTTACAGACACGCATTCCCCTCCTCTCACAAGGGAGAAAACTCAATGATCAGGTCCAGATAGAAGATGTCAAACCCTACACGGAGATAGAAGATGATATTGTACAGCAGTTCGAAACTTTTTTGGCTTCTTACAGAAAATTACTCAATAAAAATGTAAAGAACATCTACATAGACAATACTTCAGCACATCCATGGTTCGGTGAGTTCAATCCGAAACAGTGGTCTATCCTGGGTATGGTACATCAGATCGTTCACCGCAGACAGATCGAAGCGATCATTAAAGAGCTGTAGGAGGTTCTGTCCTCTTATTCTTCCGCACCCATTACTTCTTTTCACGATCCGGCTTTGCGTAATCACTGACCATACGCTTACACCTTACAAACTTTTGGTAGAATACAGACAGAAAATACCAAAAGGATCCGCCATGTTAAAAAATGATTTCACCAAAGCGATGCAATTCCGCCATGCATGCAAACTCTTTGACGAAACAAAGCAGATACCCGATGAGACCATGCGCTACATTCTAGAAGCCGGACGCACCTCCCCCTCCTCTTTCGGAATGGAACCATGGAAGTTCCTTGTTATCAGGAATGAAGAGATGAAGACAAAACTGCGCCCGTTATGCTGGAACCAGCCGCAGATCACGACCTGTTCAGACCTTGTGGTCATTCTGGCAGCCATCGAGAGTGTCAGGCCCCAAAGCGGCATCCCCGAAAAACGTTTTGCCAGACGTCCTCTCCCGCAGGAGCAGATAGATGCCTACGTCGACCTCTACGGGAATTTCCTGGCCGATACACTTTCAACCGATGAGAAGACCTTCTGCTGGACGGCGAGACAGACCTACATCGCACTGGCGAACATGATGACAGCAGCAGCTTACGAACAGATAGACTCCTGCCCCATCGAAGGTTTCGAGAAAGAGAATGTGGAAAAACTGCTTGGGATAGACAGTTCCAAATATCAGGTAGCCGTGATGGCTGCATTCGGCTACAGAGTCAACGAACAGAGTGAACAGTTGAGGCTGCCTTTTGAAGAGATAGTGGAATTCATCGACTAAGCGAGACACTTAAATCAAACATTTTAAAGTGGAAATATACATGACAGCGGAACAAAAACAACAATTCAAGCAGATCATCGAGGAACAGATACAAACTCTCAGCAGTGAGATCGAAGAGATCCGGGCTGCCATCTATCCGACTAAAGGCGAGGGAACATCAGACAAGGTCGCCCACATCAGTTTCAAGCAGGAGCAGAGCATTCATTTTCAACGCTATGAAGAGGCGACAAAACGCCTGAACAGGCTCAAGCAGGCCTACCTGAAGATCGATACCCCCGAATACGGCATTTGCAAAGAGTGCGAAGAAGACATACCCATAGAAAGACTCAAGCTTGTGCCTGAATCACTTTACTGTGTAGCCTGCATGAATGAACTTGGGTTGTAAAACACATCACAAAACCGCTTACTGTTTAACGGTCTTCTTCCCTGCTTTGATCCAGCCGTTCTCTATACCGCCTTTGAGTTCGTAGACATTTTTAAAGCCCATTTGCTCAAGCCCTTGCCCCAGAGCTTTTGTGCGGTTGGCATGCGCACAGTAAATGAGTATAGGCTCTTTTTTGTCTTTGACCAAATGCCCCAGCTCAAAGAACCAGCCTGCAAGGTCCGGCTGTCCGTTTGGTGTAAAGAACATCATCTTGTGCGCACCCTTAATGATACCTGTTGTCTTCCATTCGTCGGGTGTACGGATATCTATGACAGGATATCCTTTTGCCTGAAGTTTGGCGAACTCGTCCGCATCCACTGTTTTAAACTCTGCAAAAAGCGACACACTTAAAAATGCCGCCAGCAATACTATTTTTTTCATTCTGTAACCCTTTTGTTTTTTTGGCAGTGTACTGTAAAAAGGTTAATCCCGAAAAACACTTTTTTATTTCCAAAACGGGAACATCATCGCAACTCTTTTTTTATAGTCGGCATAGACTTCTCCCATTTCCCGTACAAGGTCCTTCTCTTCAAAGTAAAGGCCGATAAAAATGTAAACGGTGAATCCAATGGAAAGTACCAGATGTCCATAGCTCATTGCAGGCGTGAACCACATACCCATCAGTACACCCAGCTGAATGGGATGACGAAGGTATCTGTAGAGCTGCTTCTCTTTGAATGCAATAGGTTTTGCTTCTTTGCCTGTCAGGTAAAAATAAACCTGCTCCAGCCCGAAAAGCTCGAAGTGGTTAATGATGAAACTGGCATAGACCGATAACCCCCAGCCAAAAACAAACCCTGCCTCCAGCAGCCATTTGAGCCAGCCATTTTCAACTTTCCATACATATCCGTCGATGGGCTGATAGTACAGACACATGACAATGAACACCACGCCAGAAAGCAGCACATAGGTACTGCGTTCACTCACTTTCGGGATCATTCGTGTGACCATACGCTTGAACCCTCTGCGCGCCATTCCCGAATGCTGCAGGCCGAAAAGAAGGATCAGTGCAATGTCAATGAGCAGCGCCATTCCCAAAGAGATTTCCTGCGGCATATCAACATTGTTTGACACAACATTCCAGTCACTGATGTAAAGGATGAACCATATCTGTCCTGTCAAACCTACAATGTAGGCAAAGACACCGTATAAAAAAATGAGCCATTTATCTGTTTTATGTTCCATCATTCCTGCTTTGGCGTTCTTTTTGAAAACAGTCTCTTTTTGTGAATCCATCTTGAAATACCGGTAAATCCAAGTATCAACAGTGCTATGGCGACAAAATCATTGATCCATTTCCACCAGGGAGCCATAAATACCCCTCCATGTATGGTCCGAAGTGTCGAAAACAGCGTGGCATCTTCAAATTCCGGCATCATTCCCTCGTAATGTTTGTAAGTAAAAAACTTGACCTCATCATCATAGTCATACGCATCCTTGAACGTATAGGGAACATCTTCCAGGGTTTTCCACACTCCGTCATAAAAACGGTTTGATCCGTCTTTCACACTTACATACAGCACACCATCTATCCGTGCCATACGATAGGCGAAACCTTTTGTCTCCTGTTTCCAGCTTTTAAGGTCAGTACTTTTGTAGACACCATACCTGTTTCCTATCCGGTAAGTCGTCCCGTCAAAATCAACAGACCAGATATCGGAGGTTAGAGAGGAGTAGACAGGCGGTAAAACACTGTGAGGCACCACCGTTTCGGTCATGAACTTTTTCAATCCCCCTGAGTGGTTCAGAAATATTCCTGTTACTGCCAGGATGGTCAAAGGTATAAACGCCAGGACAACCACACTGTTTGCGTGCCACTTTATGAGTTTCCTGCTCATTTCGGCTTTTTTCTTCAGGTGTATATACCACCAGACAAGATAACCGCTAAGCGATAGGAAAATCAAAACCAGTGCCCCGTAGTCATTGAGCAGTGCAGAGAGCTTCCCGTCCAGAAGTCCACGTCCGAAATGCAGATCTTTGATCAGGTTTTTGAGCGTTATGTCATCCTGTAGTTGTGATGCATCTATTTTGACGACAGTATCGCTGACCACCGAAGCATCATCTCTTTTGATCAGCAGCAGCCTGTGTTTGTCGATACTTGCAAGCATATATTTATCGGTGACTGACAATGCGTTGACATAGTTTCCCTGAAGAGCATAAGGATTCCACTTTTCATCTTTGAGTACATAGATACCGTCGGAGGTGGCTGCGTAGCTTGTATTGGCATCTGTTTTAATGGCCAGACACTGAAGGTCAGTCATTTGACTGTACGTCTCACCCTCATCAAACGTTTCAAAGATCCCGCGTTTTCCGCCGACGATGATGTGGTCGGTATCTTCACTGTCTACCCAGTATGCTTCAAAAAGTTTTTTGTCTTCCGTCAATGTCGTGTTGGGTACATTCCCAACTGTTGTCGTGTAGAGAAAGTTCCACTGCCTGTTGTTGATAAAAAAGCCCGTAAGCCCCAACACCAAAAGGAACAGCCCGACAAGAAGCCCGAAAAATTTATGCAGTTTAAAAAGTTTTACCATGCAGAATCCATCCTGTAGAAATTATCTCAAAGCATTATAACAACAATTGCTTTTAGCAACTATGTACCGGCATTTCCCGGATGAGTGAAAGATGATTATTTTTTCATTTACCAAATTGTATATAACGGTTAATTCTTTATTACCCTCTATTAACGCCCATAGGTTATACTTCTCATATGAAAGGTGGCAAACTCTTTCAAGAGATTTTGTTTTACTCCTTGTCCAAAATTGTAAACTTCCTTGTTTATCTCTTGGAGAGTCATCTTTTAAAAACCAAAGAGCCGTCCTCCCCTTACTTCAATTATAAACTTCCTTGTTTTGTAGGCTCTTTGGTTTCCCCTGTCTTAACAATCTTTTGATATAATCACTTCTATTAACCCCTAACTAAGGTATTTTCAATTGAAACTTGTTGTAGCCATTACCGGTGCGAGCGGTGTTGCACTGGGGAAAAAATTTGTCGACTATCTGCCTGATGGCATCGATGTGCATGTGGTCGTCACGGACAATGCCTTTACCGTCGAATCTTTCGAGAACGAAAAAGTGACACTGCATACTTCGAAGGACATCGCCGCCTCCGTTTCAAGCGGTTCATTCAGGGTCGATGCCACAGCCATCATTCCCTGCAGCATGAACACCCTTGCAAAGATCGCCTGCGGGATCAGCGACAATCTTACCACACGTGTCGCAGCCGTGGCTCTCAAGGAACAGAAAAAACTCCTGCTTGCCCCGAGGGAGCTGCCCTTCTCCGCCATCGCACTGGAGAACATGCAGAAACTGGCAGCACTGGGCGTTATCATAGCCCCTCCTGTCATGGGTTACTACTCAGATGCTTCCTCCATGGAAGAGATGGAGAAGTTCATCATAGGCAAATGGTACGACGTTTTAGGAATTCCCAACGAGCTGTATGCCCGTTGGAAGTGAAGAATTAAGGAGTTTTCAATGAGATCAGCCATCTACCCCGGAACTTTTGACCCGATCACCAACGGACATCTCGACATTATCACCCGTGCCTGCAAGATGTTCGACCGCATCATTGTCGCCGTAGCGGCATCCGAAGCCAAAAAGCCCATGTTCACACTGGAAGAACGCATACAGATGGTTCAGGCTGCTACCCGGGATTTTCCGAAGATCGAAGTGATCGGTTTTGACAAGCTGCTTGTCGATCTTGCACAGGACCTTGAAGCCAATATCGTCGTTAGAGGCCTCAGAGCTGTCAGTGACTTTGAATATGAATTGCAAATGGGCTATGCCAACGCTTCACTCGACCCCGACCTGGAGACCATCTACCTGATGCCAAACCTCCAGCACGCTTTTGTCAGCTCATCCGTCGTACGGGCCATACTTGCCTACAACGGAAAAGTAGACCATCTCCTTCACCCTGAAGTCCATCGTATCATCCAAAAGATCAGAGCATAATGTATATACTCTTTGAAGGCATCGATACCTGCGGGAAAAGCACCCAGATAGAACTGCTTGCACAAAAGTATCCCGATATCATTACCACCCATGAACCCGGCGGCACGGCATTTGGCCAAAAAGCAAGGGAGATTCTCCTGAGTGATTCACTCCGTTCCAAAAGAGCCGAGCTGCTTCTTTTTCTGGCTGACCGGGCAGAACACTATGAAGAAGTAGTCGCACCCAACCGGGATAAAATAGTGATCTCCGACAGAGGTTTCATATCGGGTATCGGTTATGCACTTGCCAACGGTGATTTCGACTTTGATGAGCTGGTCGCCCTGAACCGCTTTGCCCTCAAAGGCCACTTCCCAGACCGCATCATTCTCTTTTTAACAAATATGGAAACTTTACAGGAACGTACATCACAAAAGGAGCTTGACGGTATCGAGCTTCGCGGGCTTGAATATCTGCTACGTGTACAGGAACATATGAAAGAGAGTATCCTCAAACTCGGTATTCCCCACCTCTTCATCGATGCGACGGACAGTATCGAGAACATCCATCAATCCATTCTTACCTACTTGAAGGTATAATTCATCAATTATTTTACAGGAGGTGGATAAACCCACCCTGCACGATATAAATTTCGTGTTTTAAAGGACACCTTATGATCAACCCTTTACGTGGCATGAAAGACCTTACCTTTGAAGAGTCAGAACGTTTTGAATATATCATCAAAACAGCCATTGGCATAGCCAAACGTTACGGCTACAGCTACATTGAGACCCCTATTCTTGAAGAGACGGCACTCTTCAAACGTTCCGTAGGTGACAGTTCCGACATCGTCAGCAAAGAGATGTACCAGTTCGAGGACAAAGGCGGCAATGATGTCTGTATGCGCCCCGAGGGGACTGCCGGTGTGGTACGTGCTTTCATCTCGGCCAAACTCGACCGCCAGCCTGTCAAACAGAAGTTCTACTACTACGGACCGATGTTTCGTTACGAAAGGCCGCAGAAAGGACGTTTAAGGGAGTTCCACCAGTTCGGTTGCGAAAGTTTCGGAGAGGCATCTGTCTATGAAGATTTCACCATTATCGTAATGATCAGCCAGATCTTCAAAGCGCTCGGCATCGGCTTTGAACTGAAGATAAACTCCCTTGGATGTCCCGAATGCATGCCTCCCTATAGAAAGAGCCTTGTCAGCTTTCTGACGGAGATCAGTGAAGAACTGTGTGCGGACTGCAACAGAAGAATAGGTACGAACCCCATCCGCGTGCTCGACTGTAAGAACGGGAAGTGCCAGTCTCTTTTGACAGACTCTCCCAAACTCATCGAGAATCTCTGCGGAGCCTGTGACAGTGACTTCAACAAACTTACAGCACTGCTCGATGATGCCGGCATTGCCTATGAAGTCGATACCAACCTGGTCAGAGGCCTGGACTACTACAACAAGAGCGCTTTCGAGTTTGTCAGTAACGAGATCGGTTCTCAGTCGGCCATTGCCGGTGGCGGGCGTTATGACAAACTGGTAGAGTACCTCGATGGGAAACCCACACCGGCTGTCGGCTTCGCCATCGGTATCGAGCGTATCATGGAACTGGTGCAGATGCCCAAAACAAAGAAAGAGGGTTATTATATGGGTGCCATGGTACCTGAAGCCATCGAAAAGATCATTATGCTCGGCAACCAAAAACGTACCACAGACAAAGTGACGGTCGAGTACAGTTCAAAAGGCTTCAAAAGCCATATGAAGGGGGTGGACAGAGCCCAGGCACGTTATGCCCTGCTGATCGGTGAAGATGAGCTCAAAAACGATACAGTCTGGCTAAAGGACCTGGAAACAAAAGAGGAAAAGAATATCCCCCTCAGTGAAGTTTAACGCAGCCAGTGTATTAGATCCTTGCTCAGCTTTGCCATGATACGGTTGGTCGCTTCAACATATCCCCTGGCATCAATAGTAGGCGTAGGTTCCCGGTAACTGAATCTTTTCGCCTTTATCAGCTTTCCTGTCTCGGCATTCATCAGTGTGAACTGTATGGAGACAACAGCGTAGGAGGCTTCTCCTCTCACATGATGTGAAAAGTCAAAGACCGTGGCCTCAAGACGCAGATTTTCCTTAACATCCGACATATAGGGGACGACTACTTTAAAGAGTTTTGCATGGGAAAGGGTCTGAATGATATTGCCCTGAAGCAGCCTTCCTGCATCGTTGGACCAGCGTGAGTTAAGATAGCTCCCTCTGTCTGTCAGAGAATAGGAGTAATGCATTTCGTCAGCCAATTTCTCATTCAATGCCACAGGGTAGGAGACTTTGAGTATCTTGTTACGATACTGAGCCGAAGGAACTGCCGATACGGCAGGAGTCACCAGCGTATATACCTTCATGACAGGTGCCTCTTTAAAGCTGCATCCATTCAACAGTAAAAATCCCAATAACAATACAATTCTCATTCTCCCGGCCCTCTTCTTTGTTTTCTCGATTTGAACAGTATATTGCTAGGACTTTGCTGCAGTTCCCGTGTCAGGTCCGTCAACTGTTCGGTAAGGATGCCGATATCCACCAGCATCGGTTCAAAAGTTTCTTTGATATTGTAGTCACCTCTGTTGAGGCTTTTTTCTGCTAGCAGTGTCAAACGGTTGAAATCTTTTGCTGCTCTCTGCAGTGATTTTAGTGCAGGTACGGTGTTTTCCGTGATACGCGTAAAATTACTGCTTGCCGAATGGATATCATCATTGAGTTTGACCGCGGCATTTTTGTAGACCTGCATGGTTGTATTGAATTCATCCAGTGTAACGACAGCTTTGGCAGTCA
This DNA window, taken from Sulfurovum lithotrophicum, encodes the following:
- a CDS encoding DinB family protein, yielding MKEVDSKEIIETLQEAGAGISPFKRLIAKHVIFPMLNRFISWEKAGDIYDREGTKIIALVSPLSKEKLFERVLVPKLFGLEDNSRYYSVAMVIKHLLIVGNALQTRIPLLSQGRKLNDQVQIEDVKPYTEIEDDIVQQFETFLASYRKLLNKNVKNIYIDNTSAHPWFGEFNPKQWSILGMVHQIVHRRQIEAIIKEL
- a CDS encoding NAD(P)H-dependent oxidoreductase, with protein sequence MLKNDFTKAMQFRHACKLFDETKQIPDETMRYILEAGRTSPSSFGMEPWKFLVIRNEEMKTKLRPLCWNQPQITTCSDLVVILAAIESVRPQSGIPEKRFARRPLPQEQIDAYVDLYGNFLADTLSTDEKTFCWTARQTYIALANMMTAAAYEQIDSCPIEGFEKENVEKLLGIDSSKYQVAVMAAFGYRVNEQSEQLRLPFEEIVEFID
- a CDS encoding TraR/DksA family transcriptional regulator, producing the protein MTAEQKQQFKQIIEEQIQTLSSEIEEIRAAIYPTKGEGTSDKVAHISFKQEQSIHFQRYEEATKRLNRLKQAYLKIDTPEYGICKECEEDIPIERLKLVPESLYCVACMNELGL
- a CDS encoding rhodanese-like domain-containing protein gives rise to the protein MKKIVLLAAFLSVSLFAEFKTVDADEFAKLQAKGYPVIDIRTPDEWKTTGIIKGAHKMMFFTPNGQPDLAGWFFELGHLVKDKKEPILIYCAHANRTKALGQGLEQMGFKNVYELKGGIENGWIKAGKKTVKQ
- a CDS encoding methyltransferase family protein, yielding MDSQKETVFKKNAKAGMMEHKTDKWLIFLYGVFAYIVGLTGQIWFILYISDWNVVSNNVDMPQEISLGMALLIDIALILLFGLQHSGMARRGFKRMVTRMIPKVSERSTYVLLSGVVFIVMCLYYQPIDGYVWKVENGWLKWLLEAGFVFGWGLSVYASFIINHFELFGLEQVYFYLTGKEAKPIAFKEKQLYRYLRHPIQLGVLMGMWFTPAMSYGHLVLSIGFTVYIFIGLYFEEKDLVREMGEVYADYKKRVAMMFPFWK
- a CDS encoding PepSY-associated TM helix domain-containing protein, with translation MVKLFKLHKFFGLLVGLFLLVLGLTGFFINNRQWNFLYTTTVGNVPNTTLTEDKKLFEAYWVDSEDTDHIIVGGKRGIFETFDEGETYSQMTDLQCLAIKTDANTSYAATSDGIYVLKDEKWNPYALQGNYVNALSVTDKYMLASIDKHRLLLIKRDDASVVSDTVVKIDASQLQDDITLKNLIKDLHFGRGLLDGKLSALLNDYGALVLIFLSLSGYLVWWYIHLKKKAEMSRKLIKWHANSVVVLAFIPLTILAVTGIFLNHSGGLKKFMTETVVPHSVLPPVYSSLTSDIWSVDFDGTTYRIGNRYGVYKSTDLKSWKQETKGFAYRMARIDGVLYVSVKDGSNRFYDGVWKTLEDVPYTFKDAYDYDDEVKFFTYKHYEGMMPEFEDATLFSTLRTIHGGVFMAPWWKWINDFVAIALLILGFTGISRWIHKKRLFSKRTPKQE
- a CDS encoding UbiX family flavin prenyltransferase — its product is MKLVVAITGASGVALGKKFVDYLPDGIDVHVVVTDNAFTVESFENEKVTLHTSKDIAASVSSGSFRVDATAIIPCSMNTLAKIACGISDNLTTRVAAVALKEQKKLLLAPRELPFSAIALENMQKLAALGVIIAPPVMGYYSDASSMEEMEKFIIGKWYDVLGIPNELYARWK
- the coaD gene encoding pantetheine-phosphate adenylyltransferase, producing the protein MRSAIYPGTFDPITNGHLDIITRACKMFDRIIVAVAASEAKKPMFTLEERIQMVQAATRDFPKIEVIGFDKLLVDLAQDLEANIVVRGLRAVSDFEYELQMGYANASLDPDLETIYLMPNLQHAFVSSSVVRAILAYNGKVDHLLHPEVHRIIQKIRA
- the tmk gene encoding dTMP kinase — translated: MYILFEGIDTCGKSTQIELLAQKYPDIITTHEPGGTAFGQKAREILLSDSLRSKRAELLLFLADRAEHYEEVVAPNRDKIVISDRGFISGIGYALANGDFDFDELVALNRFALKGHFPDRIILFLTNMETLQERTSQKELDGIELRGLEYLLRVQEHMKESILKLGIPHLFIDATDSIENIHQSILTYLKV
- the hisS gene encoding histidine--tRNA ligase, with the protein product MINPLRGMKDLTFEESERFEYIIKTAIGIAKRYGYSYIETPILEETALFKRSVGDSSDIVSKEMYQFEDKGGNDVCMRPEGTAGVVRAFISAKLDRQPVKQKFYYYGPMFRYERPQKGRLREFHQFGCESFGEASVYEDFTIIVMISQIFKALGIGFELKINSLGCPECMPPYRKSLVSFLTEISEELCADCNRRIGTNPIRVLDCKNGKCQSLLTDSPKLIENLCGACDSDFNKLTALLDDAGIAYEVDTNLVRGLDYYNKSAFEFVSNEIGSQSAIAGGGRYDKLVEYLDGKPTPAVGFAIGIERIMELVQMPKTKKEGYYMGAMVPEAIEKIIMLGNQKRTTDKVTVEYSSKGFKSHMKGVDRAQARYALLIGEDELKNDTVWLKDLETKEEKNIPLSEV
- a CDS encoding ABC-type transport auxiliary lipoprotein family protein, with translation MRIVLLLGFLLLNGCSFKEAPVMKVYTLVTPAVSAVPSAQYRNKILKVSYPVALNEKLADEMHYSYSLTDRGSYLNSRWSNDAGRLLQGNIIQTLSHAKLFKVVVPYMSDVKENLRLEATVFDFSHHVRGEASYAVVSIQFTLMNAETGKLIKAKRFSYREPTPTIDARGYVEATNRIMAKLSKDLIHWLR